In Kribbella amoyensis, the genomic stretch AGTTCACCCGGCGGGTTCTTCCGGGCGCGACGCAGCACGCGACCGCGACGTACGTGCCTGATCACCTGCTGTTCGTGCGGTCCGACATCGCTGTCGTGAACGTCAACCAGACCTACACCCCGGCCGGCGAAGATCCCGCACCTGTCGACCAGGGCACGCCGGTCTACCTCCTCGCCAAGGACGCCGGCCGCTGGCGGATCGCGGCCGCGCAGAACACCGTCGTCGTGCCGGAGTAGAACTGCTCAGCGCTTGACGGCCAGTTCGCCGAGTTCGGACCAGTCGTCCTGGTCGACCTTGAAGTTGACG encodes the following:
- a CDS encoding SgcJ/EcaC family oxidoreductase; this translates as MDITGQIPSQADVDAIEELVAQVEKAQRAEDVDAFIGLFRADALWVTGHGKGLYGRATIEEFTRRVLPGATQHATATYVPDHLLFVRSDIAVVNVNQTYTPAGEDPAPVDQGTPVYLLAKDAGRWRIAAAQNTVVVPE